One window of the Prosthecodimorpha staleyi genome contains the following:
- a CDS encoding aminotransferase class I/II-fold pyridoxal phosphate-dependent enzyme, whose protein sequence is MTAPRGIEGLAKNEKSKLLADLKAKAQNRRERDGDEPAMLESAPVGPKAFDFSAMPQHKQLRMMAAAAELSGIANPFFHVHEGRAGATTLCGNRTLLNFASYNYLGLNGHPEVSAAAKAAIDRYGTTVSASRLVAGERPIHHELEMALARLHGTEDAVVFVSGHATNVSTIGHLMGPKDLILCDALSHNSIVEGTRMSGATRLMFAHNDLDALEEHLTRTRSRHERCLIVVEGLYSMDGDMPDLKRLVNIKRRHDAWLMVDEAHSAGVLGAHGRGLAEEQGVDPNEIEIWMGTLSKSFAAAGGYIAGSHALIEILKAGAPGFVFSVGFPPALAGAAIKSIEVLEREPWRAQKIRTNAKLFLDLCREAGLDTGTAINAAVVPVIIGDSTSAVMCANRLYEAGVNVLPIIFPAVPEKQARLRFFITAEHDEAQIRETVAIVDREIRQMRTEMPAWKRLAGGS, encoded by the coding sequence ATGACGGCTCCGCGTGGAATCGAAGGTCTGGCCAAGAATGAGAAGTCCAAGCTTCTCGCGGACTTGAAGGCGAAAGCTCAAAATCGGCGCGAACGCGACGGCGACGAACCCGCCATGCTCGAATCTGCGCCGGTCGGTCCCAAGGCATTCGACTTCTCGGCCATGCCGCAGCACAAGCAGTTGCGCATGATGGCGGCGGCAGCGGAGCTTTCGGGCATCGCCAACCCGTTCTTCCACGTTCATGAGGGCCGGGCCGGCGCGACCACGCTGTGTGGCAACCGCACGCTGCTCAACTTCGCGTCCTACAATTATCTCGGCCTGAACGGCCATCCGGAGGTTTCGGCGGCCGCCAAAGCGGCGATCGACCGCTATGGCACGACGGTGTCGGCGAGCCGGCTGGTCGCCGGCGAGCGGCCGATCCACCACGAGCTGGAGATGGCGCTGGCCCGCTTGCACGGCACCGAGGACGCGGTCGTCTTCGTCTCGGGCCATGCCACCAACGTGTCGACCATCGGCCACCTGATGGGGCCGAAAGACCTCATCCTGTGCGACGCGCTCAGCCACAACTCGATCGTCGAGGGTACCCGCATGTCGGGCGCCACGCGGCTGATGTTCGCCCATAACGATCTCGACGCGCTCGAAGAGCACCTGACCCGCACCCGGTCGCGTCACGAGCGCTGCCTGATCGTGGTCGAGGGCCTCTACAGCATGGACGGCGACATGCCGGACCTGAAGCGGCTGGTGAACATCAAGCGCCGGCACGATGCCTGGCTGATGGTCGACGAGGCGCATTCGGCCGGCGTGCTTGGCGCGCATGGCCGCGGCCTCGCCGAGGAGCAGGGCGTCGATCCGAACGAGATCGAGATCTGGATGGGCACCCTGTCCAAGTCCTTCGCGGCCGCAGGCGGCTATATCGCAGGCTCGCATGCCCTGATCGAGATCCTGAAGGCCGGCGCGCCGGGCTTCGTCTTCTCGGTCGGCTTCCCGCCGGCCTTGGCCGGGGCGGCGATCAAGTCGATCGAGGTGCTGGAGCGCGAACCCTGGCGGGCCCAGAAGATCCGCACCAACGCCAAGCTGTTCCTCGACCTCTGCCGCGAGGCGGGTCTCGATACCGGCACCGCCATCAATGCCGCCGTGGTGCCGGTAATCATCGGCGATTCGACTTCCGCCGTGATGTGCGCCAACCGCCTCTACGAGGCTGGCGTCAATGTGCTGCCGATCATCTTCCCGGCCGTGCCGGAGAAGCAGGCGCGCCTGCGCTTCTTCATCACCGCCGAGCATGACGAGGCGCAGATCCGCGAGACCGTCGCCATCGTCGATCGCGAAATCCGCCAGATGCGCACCGAAATGCCGGCCTGGAAGCGGCTGGCCGGCGGCAGCTGA